GATACCTTCCGCTCACAGTTCCCGCTAAGCAACATTCTCCAGCCGACGCAACAGGGTCGTTATATGCAGGCGCTCCTGGACGCCTGGCACCAGTGCGGCTGGCTGCCCGCCTGGTCGGCACCCTCCGAAACGGGGGGCATGCTGGGCAACCACGCCATATCTTTACTTACCGACGCCTGGGTAAAGGGCATCCGGACCTTTAGTCCCGATTCCGCGCTGAAGGCCTACGCCCACGAGTCCATGAACAAAGGGCCCTGGGGCGGCGCCAACGGCCGGGCCGGCTGGAAGGAATATTTCGAGCTCGGCTATGTACCGTACCCTGAATCCCAGGGCTCGACTGCGCAGACCCAGGAATACGCCTATGACGACTTTTGCGCCTACCACCTGGCAAGGCTCACAGGGAACGAGTTTTATGCGCACGTTTTTGGCCGGCAGATGTACAACTACCGGAACGTTTTCGATACCGTTACCGGGTTCATGCGCGGCCGTCAGGCTGACGGCAGTTGGGTCCCTCATTTCGATCCTTATGAATGGGGCGGCCCCTATACCGAGGGCAATGCCTGGCACTACAACTGGTCCGTCTTCCATGACGTCCAGGGGTTGATCAACCTCATGGGGGGCGACGCGCCCTTTATTTTGAAACTGGATTCCGTTTTTACCGTATCCAACACCGTCCACTACGGCACGTACGGCGCCATGATCCACGAGATGAAGGAAATGGTCATCGAGGACATGGGACAATACGCCCACGGGAACCAGCCCATCCAACACATGATCTACTTGTACAGCTACGCGGGTCAACCCTGGAAAACCCAGTTCCACATCCGCCAGGTCATGGACAAGCTCTACAACGCCACCGAAAACGGATACCCCGGGGACGAGGACCAGGGTGGCATGTCCTCCTGGTACGTCCTTAGCGCCATGGGGATCTACAGCGTCTGCCCCGGCACCGATCAATACGTCCTGGGCAGCCCTGTGTTTAATAAAATCACCCTGACGATGGAGGACGGCAGGCAATTCATCATCGAAGCCGATGGGAACAGCAAAGACAACGTATACATCGACGCCGCTACCCTCAACGGCGTACCCTATACGCACAACTGGATCACGTATGGGGACATCGCCCGGGGCGGGGTGTTACGATTGCAAATGAGCAACAAACCCAATCTTAAAAGAGGCACGGCGGAAGAAGACAAACCCTTCTCGCTGTCCAAATGCAAATAAGAATGGCACGAATTGTAAAGACGGTCACGGTTCTATGGTTGGCGTTTTGTCGGCCCGGACTTTTATGGGCGCAGACCCGGATTTCCCTTGGCAGCGACAATCCCGCTGTGCAATGGCGGATCAAGCCGCAAGCGGAAGTGGATAGTGTAAAGATGGTTCAGTTGGGGTATGATACGCGAGACTGGGTACCCGGTGTCGTCCCGGGTGTGGTGTTCGACGCATACGTTCGGGCGGGGTTGGAAAAGGATCCCAATTATGCGGATAATATCTACCACGTAGATAAGTCAAAATACGATCGTAATTTTTGGTACCGAACGGAGTTTGCCACACCGGTGGGCTTAGCGGGTGGCGCGCTTGGCGCGCCTGGAGCCAACGTGGGTGCCACGCCGGCGGCGGTTGGCGCGGCCGCGCACCTTTGGCTCCACTTCCGCGGCGTCAACCGCAAGGGCGAAGTCTTTCTCAACGGTGTCCGTCTCGGTCTCCTGGATGGCTTTATGCAACGGGGCGACTACGATATTACCGGGTTGGTCGCGCCGGGCGGCAGGAACGTCCTGGCGGTGCTCGTGCACTGGCCCGGCCTGCCCATCCCCAACCATGCCAGCCCGACGTATATATCCAGCGACGGCTGGGACTGGATGCCCTCGGTTCCGGGGTTGCTGAATGGGATTACGGACGAGGTATACCTCACCGAGACCGGCCGGGTGACGATCGTCGATCCCTGGATCCGTACGGAAGTGCCTTCACGCAAAGAAGCATCCATTGCGGTAAGGGTGGGGCTTGACAACCATTCGGGGCAAACCGAGGAAGGGGTGCTAAAGGCGGTCATCCAGCCCGGAAATATTGTTCTTTCGCGCAAGGTGACCCTTGGTCGCGGGCCTCAGGACGTTTCCTTCGATCGGGTGCGGGTGCAGGACCCTGCCCTTTGGTGGCCGAATGGATACGGTGCCCCGAATTTATATACCTGTGATGTTACATTTACGGTAGACGGTCAGGTGTCCGACAGCCGCCGTGTGACCTTTGGTATTCGCCAGTACGGCTACGATACCACCGGGGGGGTGCTCCACATCAAGGTCAACGGCGAGCGGATCTTTGTACGGGGCGGCAACTGGGGCATGAGCGAATACCTGCTCCGGTGCAGGGGCGCGGAATATGATGTGAAAGTCAGGCTTCACCGGGAGATGCACCTCAACATGATCCGCAACTGGATCGGGTCTACGACCGACGAGGCCTTTTATGATGCCTGTGACAAATATGGGATCATGGTGTGGGATGACTTCTGGCTCAACTCTCATCCCAACCTGCCGGACGACGTATTTGCCTTTAACGCCAATGCCGTGGAAAAAATCAAACGGTTCCGGAACCACCCTTCCATCGCCGTCTGGTGCGGAGACAACGAGGGTACGCCCCTTCCCCCATTGAACGGCTGGCTCCGGGAAGACGTTAGCGCTTTCGACGGGGGAGACCGCTGGTACCAGCCCAACTCCCATTTAGGAGCCCTTACGGGGAGCGGACCCTGGACCAACGCCCACCCCACCTGGTACTTCACCCGCTATCCGGGTGGGTTTGGGGGGAGCCCTGGCTGGGGTTTCCGGACGGAGATTGGAACGGCGGTCTTTCCTACTTATGAGAGTTTTTCCCGGTTTATGCCCGACAGTACCTGGTGGCCCAGGAACCCCATGTGGGACAAACATTTCTTTGGGCCGTCGGCCGCCAACGCGGGCCCCGACAGCTATATGGCCACGATCGATGCCAGTTACGGGAAAGCGGAAGGCATCAAGGACTTCTGCCGCAAGGCCCAGTTGTTGAATATAGAGACCAACAAAGCCCTCTATGAAGGGTGGCAACACCATATATGGGACGACGCCTCCGGTGTCATGACCTGGATGAGCCAGTCTGCCTATCCGTCGATGGTATGGCAGACGTACGACTACTATTACGACCTCACCGGTGCCTATTGGGGCGTCCGCAAGGCCTGCGAGCCCATTCACATTCAATGGAGCTACGCGGACAATTCTGTAAAGGTGATTAATACGACCTTGGACGACTTACATGGTTTGCACGCCCAGGCCATCGTCTATGACCTCGACGGCAGGCCCCTCCCTGCCTATGGCCGGACCGCCGTTGTGGACGCGCCTTCAGACACCGCGACAGCCTGTTTTTCCCTGGATTTTGGCATAGACGACCTGGCGCGGCAAAAAACGGCCGTTGCCTCTTCCGGCGCCACCGAGGCACCCGATGCCGGCGCCGTGACCGACGGCAATGCCGGTTCCCGCTGGAGCAGCGCCTACCGGGACGACGAATGGATCTATGTAGACCTGGGCGAACCCCGGGAGATCGGGGCCGTTACCCTCCACTGGGAGGCCGCTTACGGAAAAGCCTACAAGATACAAGTCTCCGGAGACGCCGTCACCTGGAAAGACGTGTATGCCACCGGGGATGGAAAGGGCGGGATCGATCCTGTTACTTTTGCCCCGGTGACGGCCCAGTATGTGCGGATGCTGGGTATCCGCCGGGCAACCGCCTTCGGATATTCCCTCTACGACTTCGAAGTCTATGGACGCAAACGCGCGGCAACCTCGCCCCTCCATTTTATCCGGCTTTTGCTAAAAGACGACAGCGGCCGGTTGTTGTCGGATAACTTTTACTGGCGTGGCAACCAGCTTTCGGACTATACGGCGTTGAACAAGCTGCGCCCCGTCCGGCTCCGCGTGACCTCCCGTTTCCTCCGGGGGGCCGCGTCCGACACGATCGAGGCAACGGTCACCAACCCCACCGCCGTCGTGGCATTTGCCGTTCGCCTACAGGCCGTGCGGGCCGCCACCGGAGACCGGATTTTGCCGGCGTTGCAAGACGACAACTATTTCACCCTCCTGCCGGGGGAGTCCAGGAAAGTCGGTATCGAATTCGATCCTACCTTGCTGGGGAGCGATGGCTATAAGCTGATTGTTGAACCATACAACCATCCGCAATGAAAAAGATTCTTTTCCCGATACTTGCATTGTTGATGATCAGCCCCGTTCTGCCGGGGGCCGTGAGGCCCCCGCGGAGGGGCGAGCTGGCCCCGCCGCGGGGGCCTCACGGCCCTGCGGCGGCCGCACGGGGCTCGCAGCCGGCCACGCGGCGGGCGGACGGCCTCCGGCCCGCGGTGACCCTGACGCTGGCCATCGTCCTCCAGGACAACATGGTGATCCAGCAAAACAAGCCCTTCAAAGTGTGGGGCGCCGCTCCGGCCGGCACCACCGTGGAGATCCAGGCGGACTGGATGTCCAACCCCGTCACGGTAATAGCTGACCGTTCGGATACCTTCCTGGGTATCATCGATGTTCCTCGCGTGGCTCCCGGCGACTACAAGCCCCACACGCTCACCGTGCGGGCGGGCGCGTCGGTCATCACGCTGCACAATGTGCTCGTAGGCGAAGTCTGGTTTTGCAGCGGTCAGTCGAATATGCAGTTCAGCATGATCACCGTGCTGGATTCCACTTCGGAAATCGCCGCGGCCGACCATCCGTCGATACGCCTTTTTAACACGGCCCTCAACTTTAGCGACCATCCCCTGGAGAATGTAAAAGGGAAATGGGTGCCTTGCTCTCCCGAAACCGTAAAGGGTTTTAGCGCCGTGGCTTACTACTTTGGCCGGAAACTCCAGGAAACCCTGAACGTGCCCGTGGGGCTTATTTTTTCGGGGATCGGCGCTTCCGCTGCCCAGGCGTATGTGCCCGAAGAGGCCCTGGCCGCCGATACCCAGCTCAACCGGGTCTACCTGCAACCCTACCTGTCCAGTCCCCGCTCCAAGGAGGTCATCGACGGTGGCTTTAGCTTTGAAAAGGTCACGCGTCCTTTTCTCTTATACAATGCATTGATCCATCCCTTCCGTCACTTGTCGATACGCGGCATCTGCTGGTACCAGGGAGAATCCAACCGTATGGAAAGGGACAGCTATACCCGCCTGACCCAAACCCTTGTCCGGTGTTGGAGAACCGGCTTTGCACAGGGGGACCTGCCCTTCTACTATGTACAAGTGGCCCCTTACTTTTATGACAAAGAAGATCCCACTTTGGCGGACTATGCTTTTTTCCGGGAAGCCCAGGAACGCATTTCCGACCTCGACCATACCGCGATGGTCGTCACCATGGACGTGGGAGAATCCAAAAACCTGCACCCCATCAACAAAAAACCCGTGGGCGAGCGTCTTGCCGCTACCGCCCTCGCCGGCACTTACGGTCTCGAAGGGATCGTGCACAGCGGCCCCCACTACCAATGTATGGAAGTCCGGGGTCGGGATGTTGTTATTCATTTCGAACCAGGCACCCTCAGCGGAGGGCTGAAGACCATCGATGGCGGGGCGCCCTTGTTTTTTACCATGGCTGGAGCGGATAAGGTGTTTTACCCCGCGGTGGCTACGATCGAGGGTGACCACGTGGTATTGCATTCGGACAAAGTCAGGAAACCCCTGGCGGCGCGGTATGCGTTTACCAATTATCCGGTGACCAACCTTGAAAACGGGGCGGGATGGCCTGCGGTGCCCTTTAGAACCGATGACTGGGTGGAAAAATGAAGTACTTACTGACGATATGGAGCTTACTTTTGACCGCGGGCGCGGGGGTGCGGGCGCAGGATAGCGCCGGGGCCTGCCTCGCCCCGCGCACCACGGCCCGCCCCGCGCCGGACGCCGCGGCTCGGGCCGCCTATTTCATCGACGGCTATCACGGTGGCATCTACGGACACCTCCCGCCCTGGCAGACCCGTTTCATGGTAGACCAGTTGAACGCCCATCCCTGGTGGAAGATCAACCTGGAGCTCGAACCCGAGTCCTGGGATACGATCGAAGAAAAGGACCCCGCCGCTTATGCCGATTTCGAAAAGATGTTCGCGGACCAGTCCTCCGATGGCAGGATCGAATACATCAACCCCGCCTACGGACAGAGCTACCTGTACAATATTTCCGGTGAAAGCATCATCCGCCAGTTTTACTACGGCATCCGGAAATTGCGGGCCCACTTCCCCGGGGCTGTTTTCACCACCTACTCTTCCGAAGAACCTTGTTTCACCAGCGCACTGCCACAAATCTTATCCTCTTACGGATTCAAATACGCCTCCCTGAAAAACCCCAATACGTGTTGGGGTGGCTATACGAGGGCTTATGGGGGCGAGCTGGTGAATTGGATAGGGCCCGATGGAAGCCGGATCCTCGCCGTTCCCCGTTACGCCGTCGAGGCGCTAAAACCACGGTCTACCTGGGAAACGATCGCCTGTAACAACTCCGTGGCTTACATCACGCGCGCCTTTGCGGCGGGCATAGCGCATCCTGTGGGGATGTGTCTGCAGGATGCGGGGTGGAATAACGGGCCGTGGATAAAGCCGGGCGCCGCCGCGGCCGGCACCGCCGGCGCAATCGCTACCGCCGACGTGGCGACGCCCTACATGCCCACGGTCTTCGAGACCTGGAGGGGCTATATCGACCGCCGGACGTCCGGGCGCACACAAGACGACTGGCGCTTCTCCCAGGAAGATGTCCTCGTAAGCCTCGTTTGGGGCGGCCAGGTACTTCAGCGGATTGCCCGCCAGGTACGCGCATCGGAAAACAAGATCGTTGCCACCGAAAAGCTGGCCGCCATGGCGGCTGTCTTCGGGGACGAACCCTGGCCGGGCCTCTCCCTGGATGAGGCCTGGCGCACCCTTTTGTTGTCCCAGCACCACGATTGCTGGATTGTCCCTTACAACGAGCGCGGGGGCCTCACTTGGGCGGACCACGTGACGCAGTGGACGGGGAATACTGATCGGAGGTGCGACAGCATCCTGGAGCGGTCTATGGACGCGCTGTCGGGCGCGCCGCCAGTGCCGCCTAGCGCCACCACACCGCCCGTGCCATCTGGCGCCACCACGCCGCCCGCCGCCTCTGGCGCAGGCGCGCCACACGAGGCGCCCCGTGAGCAGGCCGTGCGCGTTTTCAACAGCACCGCCACGGCGCGGGAGGAATGTGTAGCCTTTCCGTTACCGGCGGGTTGGAAAGGCGCGACGATACTCGACGAACACCATTATGTCGTCCCCTCGCAGGCCGCAGACACGACGGGGTGGCTTTTCCGCGCGCGTGTGCCCTCGCTGGGATATGCCACGTACTTCCTGAAGGAGGGCACCGGCCCTTCTCAAAAAGGCGCCACCCCTTCTCAAAAGGGCGCCACCCCCGGGGCGAAGGGTCCCACACCCGCCGGAAAAGGCGCCCAGGCATTTTTTCAGAAAGACGGCACCTGCCGCATCGAAACCGATCTCTATAGCCTCGTCCTGGACCCGGCCAAAGGCGGCGCTATCAAAAGCCTGGCGGCAAAGCGGCTCCACAACAAGACATTCACGGCGGGCCCGCTGGGAGCGCTCCGGGGGAACTTTTACCACCTGGGCGGATTCCACTCCAGCACGGAAACGCCGGCCGGCATTCATATCCTGGAGAACGGCCCGCTCAGGGTAAAAGTGGAGGTGCAAGGGCAGATCGCCGGCGTCCCCTTTACCCAGTATCTTACGTTGGCGCAGGGCCAGCGCCGGATCGACGTACGCTTGCACATCGACTGGACGGACAATATGGGCATTGGGGAGTCGCCCGACAGTGTAAAGGGACATCTGTTGCAAAAGGCTTTTTACAACGACAGTTTCAAGCTACAGGCAGTATTCCCCCTGGCGCTGTCCGGTCAGAAAGTATATAAAGATGCGCCCTTTGACGTATTGAGGAGCCGGTTGACGAATACTTTTTTCAATAGCTGGGACAGTATCAAGAACGTTGTCCTGTTGCACTGGGTGGATGTGACCGACGGAACGGGGCAATATGGCATGGCGGTGTTGTCCGACCATACGACCTCGTATGCACATGGTCCTCATGATCCATTGGGGCTGACAGTACAGTATTCCGGGGATGGCCTCTTTGGCCGGAACTATACGCTGACGGGCCCTTCCGAACTCGGCTACGCGCTCGTACCCCACGAGGGAACCTGGGATCAGGCTGATGTTGCATCGGAGGAGATGAAGTGGGAGGAGCCGCTGCGTGTGAGCCTGGCCGCGGGCCCGGGCGCCGCGTCGCTCCTTCACACCGACGCCAAAGGCTGGCAGGTCACGACCCTGCTGATGTCCGGCGGAGACCTTGAGGTGCGTATCTTCAACGCGTCGGGGGATGATAACGTCCACCGCGTCTACACCGGGTTTTCCTCGGGGGAGGTACAACTGATCGCCCTGGACGGCCACATCATCCGAACGCTCACGCCGGGGAAAGACCATACTTCTATCGCGCTGGCCATGCCCCGTTTTGGCATCCGGACGCTGAAATTTATACACGTTTCCAAACCATCGTTGCAATGAAAAAAGTTTTCGCTATTGTATTCCTTATTGTTTGCGGCCGTGCCACGGCCCAGCTCCATGCCCCCGCGCCTTTTCAAACAGGAGACCGGGTCGCATTTATGGGGAACAGCATCACCGAGGCCGGCTACTATGAATCTTATATCTGGTTGTATTACATGCTCCACTTCCCGGAGAAACGCATCACCGTATTTAACGTGGGCATCGGGGGTGATAGGGCGGAAAATATGTACAAGCGTTTTGACGACGACGTCCTTTCCAAACGGCCGACCGTTGTTTGCCTCACTTTCGGGATGAACGACTCCGGTTATTTTGAATTCCTTGGGCCGAACCCCGACTCCGGGGCGCGGGCCCGGGTGGCGACATCCCGTCATTTTTTCGAACTGCTGGAACCGAAGTTGAAGGCGCTCAGCGGCGCCCGGAAAATATTAATCTCGTCCTCACCGTACGACGAGACCATGAAAAACCCAAAGAACTATTTCCCTAAAAAGAGCCTGGCCATGGAACAGATCACCCAATTCCAGGAGGCGGCGGCAAACGAAAATCACTGGGGCTTTGTGGATTTTTTTCACCCTATGACGGCCATCACGCTTAGAGAACAACAAAAGGACTCCGCGTTTACTTTAACCGGGGACGACCGTATCCACCCGGGCAATGCGGGTCATTTCGTCATGGCTTACCTGTTTCTAAAGGCTCAAGGATTGGGAGGGCGGGTAGTAGCGGACATATCCCTCGACGCCCGTACCCACCAGGTTCAGAAGCAAGACAATTGCAGCATCACCGGTCTTACCGGCAGCCCGGCAGACCTCCATTTCAACTATCTCGCCGCCTCCTTGCCGTACCCTGTCGACACGGTACCCCGTTTGTGGGGGAACCCCCGCCCGCAATCCGGGGCCGTCAGCCTCCTCCCTTTTTATACCGAGTTCAACCGGGAAATGTTGCGGGTGAACGGGCTGGGGGATAAGACGTATGAATTACGAATGGATGGGAAGCCTATTGGCCAATGGACCGGCGCCCAACTGGGCGAGGGGATCAACCTGGCCATGCAAACCAATACCCCGGAATACGAACAGGCCATGTCCGTATTGCTGCTGAATGAAGAACGGATGGCTGTGGAATCGAAGATCAGGGCCTACTACTGGCTTCAGTTCGATTACTTCCGGGACCTGAACATGATGTACAAGGACGACGCGGCGGCCATGGATTCCGTAAACACGGCCGCGGCCAAACGCTGGGACGTAGCGTCCAAGCGCGACAACTACCGGGCCGCCCGGTACCCCGCCGTCCGCCAGGGCTGGCTCAAACAAATGAACACCATAATCGACGATATCTATACCATCAACCGGCCGGTGACTCATAGCGTGGAATTGAGAGAACTACCCTGAGTTCAAACTCACCGAAATGCGCACATACAGGTTTCGTCTTTACCTGGCGGCGTCTCTTGCCGGGGTGGGGATCTTCTTTGCCGTCCTGCACACGGTATTCGCGCTGGCCTGGGTCTGCATGGTGCCGCTTTTTGCGGCGCTGGAGGGCGCGCGCCGCGGCGATGCGGCCAAGCTAGGATTTGTCACCGGTCTCACGCTATCGCTTTGCGCATTTTATTGGATGATCCCCGGAGCGCAGACTTTCACGGGCAGCAGTATCTGGTACGGCGTGGCGGTATTTGCGGTATGTACGCTACTCCTCTCCCTCTATTGGGCGATTCTCGCGGCGTGTAGCCGCGGTGTGCTGGCGGCGGCCGCGCTGTGGGTCTGTGCGGAAGCAGGCTTGCAATGGCTGGCAAAAGGAATGCCCTGGTTCCTTTTTCATTCAGGCAATGCCCTGGCCGGAAACCTTTACGCCATACAGCCCATTTCCTGGACGGGCATCCACGGGGCCACCTTTGTGGTGGTGGCCGTCAACGCTGTGATCGGACGCTGTGTTGCAAAACGAGACTGGAAAGGCCTTTGGATGCCCGCAGCCGCCATCGCTGTCTACATGGGCATAGGGTGGGGCATTTTGGAAACACGGCAGGAGCCTCGGGGTCCTTATTTTTCCCTGGCCCTATTATCGGAACAGATTACGCCGGACGTACAATGGGACAGCAACAGCGGGGGCCAGCTGGTGGGACGCTTGCTGGACCTGGACCGGGCGGCGGCCGCACAGAAACCGGATATGGCGCTTTGGTCGGAGTCGGCGATTCCCTGGACCTATAAGGAAGGTGATGACCTGGTCGGGGAGATCCTCCGGCAGTCTCCGGGCGTGATCCATATTTTGGGCATGAATACAGCTTGTGCGGAGGGTGTTGTGTACAACTCAGCCTATTGTTTCCGGCAAGGGTTGCCCCCGGGGCGGTATGACAAGCAAGTGCTTTTGCTGGGGATAGAACAACGCTGGCGGGGGTGGCTGATCCCCTTCTTTTCTTCCAATGGGTACGAGGTGCGGAAGGGACCCTATGCGGCGCCGCTAGAAACACCCTTTGGCGCGGCGGGCATCCTGATCTGTAACGAATCAGCGGTGCCTGCCTGCGCGGCGTCGGCGGTCCGCGGCGGCGCCCGGTTCCTGCTCAACCTCAGCAACGACGGCTGGTTTAGCGATACCTACCTCGTCGATCAACACTTCACCAACGTGCGGCTTCGGGCGGTGGAGACGCGTCGCGACATCGCGGTCAACAGCAACAACGGGATCACGGGTCTTGTCAGCGCCTCGGGACGCATACAGGAAGCGCGCCGGAGCGATGATCCTTATGTGTCGATCGTACGGGTGTATCCACACGATGGGGAAACCCTTGCCGTGCGCGTGCCCTGGTTGCCCGT
This sequence is a window from Dinghuibacter silviterrae. Protein-coding genes within it:
- a CDS encoding galactose-binding domain-containing protein, whose protein sequence is MARIVKTVTVLWLAFCRPGLLWAQTRISLGSDNPAVQWRIKPQAEVDSVKMVQLGYDTRDWVPGVVPGVVFDAYVRAGLEKDPNYADNIYHVDKSKYDRNFWYRTEFATPVGLAGGALGAPGANVGATPAAVGAAAHLWLHFRGVNRKGEVFLNGVRLGLLDGFMQRGDYDITGLVAPGGRNVLAVLVHWPGLPIPNHASPTYISSDGWDWMPSVPGLLNGITDEVYLTETGRVTIVDPWIRTEVPSRKEASIAVRVGLDNHSGQTEEGVLKAVIQPGNIVLSRKVTLGRGPQDVSFDRVRVQDPALWWPNGYGAPNLYTCDVTFTVDGQVSDSRRVTFGIRQYGYDTTGGVLHIKVNGERIFVRGGNWGMSEYLLRCRGAEYDVKVRLHREMHLNMIRNWIGSTTDEAFYDACDKYGIMVWDDFWLNSHPNLPDDVFAFNANAVEKIKRFRNHPSIAVWCGDNEGTPLPPLNGWLREDVSAFDGGDRWYQPNSHLGALTGSGPWTNAHPTWYFTRYPGGFGGSPGWGFRTEIGTAVFPTYESFSRFMPDSTWWPRNPMWDKHFFGPSAANAGPDSYMATIDASYGKAEGIKDFCRKAQLLNIETNKALYEGWQHHIWDDASGVMTWMSQSAYPSMVWQTYDYYYDLTGAYWGVRKACEPIHIQWSYADNSVKVINTTLDDLHGLHAQAIVYDLDGRPLPAYGRTAVVDAPSDTATACFSLDFGIDDLARQKTAVASSGATEAPDAGAVTDGNAGSRWSSAYRDDEWIYVDLGEPREIGAVTLHWEAAYGKAYKIQVSGDAVTWKDVYATGDGKGGIDPVTFAPVTAQYVRMLGIRRATAFGYSLYDFEVYGRKRAATSPLHFIRLLLKDDSGRLLSDNFYWRGNQLSDYTALNKLRPVRLRVTSRFLRGAASDTIEATVTNPTAVVAFAVRLQAVRAATGDRILPALQDDNYFTLLPGESRKVGIEFDPTLLGSDGYKLIVEPYNHPQ
- the lnt gene encoding apolipoprotein N-acyltransferase, translated to MRTYRFRLYLAASLAGVGIFFAVLHTVFALAWVCMVPLFAALEGARRGDAAKLGFVTGLTLSLCAFYWMIPGAQTFTGSSIWYGVAVFAVCTLLLSLYWAILAACSRGVLAAAALWVCAEAGLQWLAKGMPWFLFHSGNALAGNLYAIQPISWTGIHGATFVVVAVNAVIGRCVAKRDWKGLWMPAAAIAVYMGIGWGILETRQEPRGPYFSLALLSEQITPDVQWDSNSGGQLVGRLLDLDRAAAAQKPDMALWSESAIPWTYKEGDDLVGEILRQSPGVIHILGMNTACAEGVVYNSAYCFRQGLPPGRYDKQVLLLGIEQRWRGWLIPFFSSNGYEVRKGPYAAPLETPFGAAGILICNESAVPACAASAVRGGARFLLNLSNDGWFSDTYLVDQHFTNVRLRAVETRRDIAVNSNNGITGLVSASGRIQEARRSDDPYVSIVRVYPHDGETLAVRVPWLPVALCGLFLLFFYCFHIIKRLNEKLK
- a CDS encoding SGNH/GDSL hydrolase family protein — its product is MKKVFAIVFLIVCGRATAQLHAPAPFQTGDRVAFMGNSITEAGYYESYIWLYYMLHFPEKRITVFNVGIGGDRAENMYKRFDDDVLSKRPTVVCLTFGMNDSGYFEFLGPNPDSGARARVATSRHFFELLEPKLKALSGARKILISSSPYDETMKNPKNYFPKKSLAMEQITQFQEAAANENHWGFVDFFHPMTAITLREQQKDSAFTLTGDDRIHPGNAGHFVMAYLFLKAQGLGGRVVADISLDARTHQVQKQDNCSITGLTGSPADLHFNYLAASLPYPVDTVPRLWGNPRPQSGAVSLLPFYTEFNREMLRVNGLGDKTYELRMDGKPIGQWTGAQLGEGINLAMQTNTPEYEQAMSVLLLNEERMAVESKIRAYYWLQFDYFRDLNMMYKDDAAAMDSVNTAAAKRWDVASKRDNYRAARYPAVRQGWLKQMNTIIDDIYTINRPVTHSVELRELP
- a CDS encoding sialate O-acetylesterase → MKKILFPILALLMISPVLPGAVRPPRRGELAPPRGPHGPAAAARGSQPATRRADGLRPAVTLTLAIVLQDNMVIQQNKPFKVWGAAPAGTTVEIQADWMSNPVTVIADRSDTFLGIIDVPRVAPGDYKPHTLTVRAGASVITLHNVLVGEVWFCSGQSNMQFSMITVLDSTSEIAAADHPSIRLFNTALNFSDHPLENVKGKWVPCSPETVKGFSAVAYYFGRKLQETLNVPVGLIFSGIGASAAQAYVPEEALAADTQLNRVYLQPYLSSPRSKEVIDGGFSFEKVTRPFLLYNALIHPFRHLSIRGICWYQGESNRMERDSYTRLTQTLVRCWRTGFAQGDLPFYYVQVAPYFYDKEDPTLADYAFFREAQERISDLDHTAMVVTMDVGESKNLHPINKKPVGERLAATALAGTYGLEGIVHSGPHYQCMEVRGRDVVIHFEPGTLSGGLKTIDGGAPLFFTMAGADKVFYPAVATIEGDHVVLHSDKVRKPLAARYAFTNYPVTNLENGAGWPAVPFRTDDWVEK
- a CDS encoding GH92 family glycosyl hydrolase, translating into MKSLLYLAGCLFCAYAQAQDLVHYANTLQGTNSDFGLSYGNTYPSTALPFPMNAWSPQTGRDGDGWKYQYQSGSIRAFGETHQCSPWVGDYGVFSLMPVLDTSADQRASAFSHRNEIAQPSYYSVRLDNGIRAEIAPTERGAAMRFTFPKGHDAFVVFDGYIKHCHLLVSPDHRSISGWVDNGRWVPRGFRNYFVIAFNTPFTGYAATGDTSGEGDRPVAAFLRFKPGAVVEARIASSYISPDQASVTLDREVAPTFDATHKAADKVWNDLFHRVLVEGGTEADKATFYSCLFRASLFSHTFFEYGKDGHPYYYSPYDAQIHDGYMYTDNGFWDTFRSQFPLSNILQPTQQGRYMQALLDAWHQCGWLPAWSAPSETGGMLGNHAISLLTDAWVKGIRTFSPDSALKAYAHESMNKGPWGGANGRAGWKEYFELGYVPYPESQGSTAQTQEYAYDDFCAYHLARLTGNEFYAHVFGRQMYNYRNVFDTVTGFMRGRQADGSWVPHFDPYEWGGPYTEGNAWHYNWSVFHDVQGLINLMGGDAPFILKLDSVFTVSNTVHYGTYGAMIHEMKEMVIEDMGQYAHGNQPIQHMIYLYSYAGQPWKTQFHIRQVMDKLYNATENGYPGDEDQGGMSSWYVLSAMGIYSVCPGTDQYVLGSPVFNKITLTMEDGRQFIIEADGNSKDNVYIDAATLNGVPYTHNWITYGDIARGGVLRLQMSNKPNLKRGTAEEDKPFSLSKCK
- a CDS encoding glycoside hydrolase family 38 C-terminal domain-containing protein, with the protein product MKYLLTIWSLLLTAGAGVRAQDSAGACLAPRTTARPAPDAAARAAYFIDGYHGGIYGHLPPWQTRFMVDQLNAHPWWKINLELEPESWDTIEEKDPAAYADFEKMFADQSSDGRIEYINPAYGQSYLYNISGESIIRQFYYGIRKLRAHFPGAVFTTYSSEEPCFTSALPQILSSYGFKYASLKNPNTCWGGYTRAYGGELVNWIGPDGSRILAVPRYAVEALKPRSTWETIACNNSVAYITRAFAAGIAHPVGMCLQDAGWNNGPWIKPGAAAAGTAGAIATADVATPYMPTVFETWRGYIDRRTSGRTQDDWRFSQEDVLVSLVWGGQVLQRIARQVRASENKIVATEKLAAMAAVFGDEPWPGLSLDEAWRTLLLSQHHDCWIVPYNERGGLTWADHVTQWTGNTDRRCDSILERSMDALSGAPPVPPSATTPPVPSGATTPPAASGAGAPHEAPREQAVRVFNSTATAREECVAFPLPAGWKGATILDEHHYVVPSQAADTTGWLFRARVPSLGYATYFLKEGTGPSQKGATPSQKGATPGAKGPTPAGKGAQAFFQKDGTCRIETDLYSLVLDPAKGGAIKSLAAKRLHNKTFTAGPLGALRGNFYHLGGFHSSTETPAGIHILENGPLRVKVEVQGQIAGVPFTQYLTLAQGQRRIDVRLHIDWTDNMGIGESPDSVKGHLLQKAFYNDSFKLQAVFPLALSGQKVYKDAPFDVLRSRLTNTFFNSWDSIKNVVLLHWVDVTDGTGQYGMAVLSDHTTSYAHGPHDPLGLTVQYSGDGLFGRNYTLTGPSELGYALVPHEGTWDQADVASEEMKWEEPLRVSLAAGPGAASLLHTDAKGWQVTTLLMSGGDLEVRIFNASGDDNVHRVYTGFSSGEVQLIALDGHIIRTLTPGKDHTSIALAMPRFGIRTLKFIHVSKPSLQ